The candidate division KSB1 bacterium genomic interval TCTTCACCACTCATGGCAGAAAGCAGAATGGCATTATCGATCACATTTCTTGTCATGGGACCAGGTGTATCCAAAGTGCTGGATATAGGAACAATGCCACCCCGACTTAATAAACCAACGGTTGGTTTGAGTCCGACAAGAGAGCTTTTACTTGAAGGCGAAAGGATTGATCCTGAAGTTTCAGTGCCTACTGCCGCGGCGGCATAATTGGCTGCCATGGCGACGCCACTGCCGGAACTTGAGCCGCCTGTATCAATAATTTTACGGCCATAGGCATTTAGCGTTTGGCCGCCCACAGCACTGTAGCCATTAGGGCAACCGCGACAGAGAAAATTGGCCCATTCACTGAGGTTCGTTTTTCCTAGAATTATACCTCCTTTTTCCTTTATTCTATCTACAATAAATGCATTTGATGTTCTATTATTTCTTAGGGCATGTGTCCCGGCCGTGGTCGGCAAACCTGCCATATTAATATTGTCCTTTAGGAGGATGGGCATGCCGTAGATCGGATGATCCATAGCCGATCTGTTTTTGTCTCTTTTCCGAGCTTCCTTAACGGCATCGGGGTTAATGTCAATGATTGCGTTTAGTGATTTGTCTTTGTCATTTTCATATTTTACGATTCTGTAGAGATACCATTGCGTGAGTTTTCCATAAGTAAGATCACCAGATTGGACATGCGACTGGATGGTCGGAATGTCTTGTTCGAAGATTAGAGGCTTTAGTGTTTGATAATCTTCTTCTGAAAAATAGGTTATTTGATCAGATACATTTTTCCATATTTCATTTTTATCCAGGATTCTTGATTGAATAAGTTTGTATTGCATTTTTCGGGATTCATGATCTGCATTTTTGGCCAATTCTTCAGATTCATCGTAAGGTACCCAGGCAGGAATGACTGTCTTTGGTCGTTGCTCGCAAGCCAGTGCAAAAAGTATTAAAAA includes:
- a CDS encoding amidase, encoding MKNGIFFLILFALACEQRPKTVIPAWVPYDESEELAKNADHESRKMQYKLIQSRILDKNEIWKNVSDQITYFSEEDYQTLKPLIFEQDIPTIQSHVQSGDLTYGKLTQWYLYRIVKYENDKDKSLNAIIDINPDAVKEARKRDKNRSAMDHPIYGMPILLKDNINMAGLPTTAGTHALRNNRTSNAFIVDRIKEKGGIILGKTNLSEWANFLCRGCPNGYSAVGGQTLNAYGRKIIDTGGSSSGSGVAMAANYAAAAVGTETSGSILSPSSKSSLVGLKPTVGLLSRGGIVPISSTLDTPGPMTRNVIDNAILLSAMSGEDSADPATKNNPKNKKYWQDLRSGTLNGYRFGVNKSLLKDSIYTQTIEKIVSFGGIAVEFEPAKLNFEGFGTLLSADMKIDLPNYFSEYAAEEVTFRSVADIVAYNEQDTLIRIPYGQARFEGILAVDMSPEDLVELKIRLHEEGVRFFEEPMVKHRLDAILSINNRNAGYAAAAKYPCLTVPMGYKENGEPSGLTFIARPFEEDKLLKMGFAFEQATKMRKFPKEYE